From the genome of Vicia villosa cultivar HV-30 ecotype Madison, WI linkage group LG2, Vvil1.0, whole genome shotgun sequence, one region includes:
- the LOC131647072 gene encoding late embryogenesis abundant protein At1g64065, which translates to MYKPPRQERSNKCFVFFFTFFVICCAVLLIAALILRLRNPEVKLTSTTLNQITYNVTSPSRSFNATVITYFSIWNPNFGGIFSYENSDVRLEYAGVKVGYMKIPDARVKERRTKHTSVTVNVKFLEIIGNENGNFTSDVSSGTLNLIGYVKFSGIVQIQWLKIVHSRKTIELVCNLGINLTSRAIRGFQCQ; encoded by the coding sequence ATGTACAAGCCACCCCGCCAAGAACGAAGCAACAAATGTTtcgttttctttttcactttctttgTCATCTGTTGCGCAGTTTTACTAATCGCTGCATTGATACTCCGATTGAGGAATCCAGAGGTAAAGTTAACCTCAACCACATTGAATCAAATTACCTATAACGTAACTTCACCGTCACGTTCATTCAACGCAACAGTTATCACATATTTCAGCATCTGGAACCCTAATTTCGGTGGAATATTCAGTTACGAGAATAGCGATGTGAGATTGGAGTACGCAGGTGTTAAAGTTGGTTATATGAAAATTCCTGACGCTAGAGTGAAAGAAAGAAGAACCAAACATACAAGTGTTACGGTGAATGTGAAGTTTCTTGAGATAATTGGTAATGAGAATGGGAATTTTACGAGTGATGTTTCTTCAGGGACGTTGAATCTTATAGGTTATGTGAAATTTAGTGGAATTGTTCAGATTCAATGGTTGAAGATTGTTCACAGTAGAAAAACAATTGAATTGGTTTGCAATTTGGGTATCAATTTGACGTCAAGGGCAATTAGGGGATTTCAGTGCCAATAA